One Pseudomonas fluorescens genomic region harbors:
- the ilvC gene encoding ketol-acid reductoisomerase → MKVFYDKDCDLSIIQGKKVAIIGYGSQGHAQACNLKDSGVDVTVGLRKGSATVAKAEAHGLKVTDVASAVAAADLVMILTPDEFQSSLYKNEIEPNIKKGATLAFSHGFAIHYNQVVPRADLDVIMIAPKAPGHTVRSEFVKGGGIPDLIAIYQDASGNAKNVALSYAAGVGGGRTGIIETTFKDETETDLFGEQAVLCGGTVELVKAGFETLVEAGYAPEMAYFECLHELKLIVDLMYEGGIANMNYSISNNAEYGEYVTGPEVINAESRQAMRNALKRIQDGEYAKMFISEGATGYPSMTAKRRNNAAHGIEIIGEQLRSMMPWIGANKIVDKAKN, encoded by the coding sequence ATGAAAGTTTTCTACGATAAAGACTGCGACCTGTCGATCATCCAGGGCAAGAAAGTTGCCATCATCGGTTACGGTTCCCAGGGCCACGCCCAAGCGTGCAACCTGAAAGATTCCGGTGTCGACGTTACTGTTGGTCTGCGTAAAGGTTCGGCCACCGTTGCCAAAGCTGAAGCTCACGGCCTGAAAGTGACCGACGTGGCTTCCGCTGTTGCGGCGGCCGACCTGGTCATGATCCTGACCCCGGACGAATTCCAATCGTCGCTGTACAAGAACGAAATCGAGCCGAACATCAAGAAGGGCGCCACCCTGGCCTTCTCCCACGGCTTCGCGATCCACTACAACCAGGTTGTTCCGCGTGCCGACCTCGACGTGATCATGATCGCGCCGAAAGCCCCGGGCCACACCGTACGTTCCGAATTCGTGAAGGGCGGTGGCATTCCTGACCTGATCGCGATCTATCAGGACGCCTCGGGCAACGCCAAGAACGTTGCACTGTCCTACGCAGCTGGCGTTGGCGGCGGTCGTACCGGCATCATCGAAACCACCTTCAAGGACGAAACCGAAACCGACCTGTTCGGCGAACAAGCGGTTCTGTGCGGCGGCACTGTTGAACTGGTCAAGGCCGGTTTCGAAACCCTGGTTGAAGCTGGCTACGCGCCGGAAATGGCCTACTTCGAATGCCTGCACGAACTGAAGCTGATCGTTGACCTCATGTACGAAGGCGGTATCGCCAACATGAACTACTCGATCTCCAACAACGCCGAGTACGGCGAGTACGTGACCGGCCCGGAAGTGATCAACGCCGAGTCCCGTCAGGCCATGCGCAACGCCCTGAAACGTATTCAGGACGGCGAATACGCCAAAATGTTCATCAGCGAAGGCGCAACCGGCTACCCTTCGATGACCGCCAAGCGTCGTAACAACGCCGCTCACGGTATCGAAATCATCGGCGAGCAACTGCGCTCCATGATGCCGTGGATCGGTGCCAACAAGATCGTCGACAAAGCCAAAAACTAA
- the ilvN gene encoding acetolactate synthase small subunit: MRHIISLLLENEPGALSRVVGLFSQRNYNIESLTVAPTEDPTLSRLTLTTVGHDEVIEQITKNLNKLIEVVKLVDLSESAHIERELMLVKVKATGAQRAEIKRTTDIYRGQIVDVSASVYTVQLTGTSDKLDSFIQSIGTASILETVRSGVTGIARGDKVLSI, from the coding sequence ATGCGGCACATTATTTCCCTGCTTCTGGAAAACGAACCCGGCGCTCTGTCTCGCGTAGTCGGCCTGTTCTCGCAGCGCAACTACAACATCGAAAGCCTGACTGTGGCTCCGACCGAAGACCCGACCCTGTCGCGTCTGACGCTGACCACCGTGGGTCACGATGAAGTCATCGAGCAGATCACCAAAAACCTGAACAAGCTGATCGAAGTGGTCAAGCTGGTGGACCTGTCGGAAAGCGCTCACATCGAGCGCGAACTGATGCTGGTCAAGGTCAAGGCCACTGGCGCCCAGCGCGCCGAGATCAAACGCACCACCGATATTTACCGTGGACAGATCGTCGACGTCAGCGCCAGCGTGTATACCGTTCAGTTGACCGGTACCAGCGACAAGCTCGACAGCTTCATTCAGTCCATCGGCACCGCATCGATCCTGGAAACCGTCCGTAGCGGCGTGACCGGCATTGCCCGCGGCGACAAAGTACTCAGCATCTAA
- a CDS encoding acetolactate synthase 3 large subunit produces the protein MELLSGGEMLVRFLRDEGVKYIYGYPGGALLHVYDALFKEPEVNHILVRHEQAATHMADGYARATGKAGVVLVTSGPGATNAITGIATAYMDSIPMVIISGQVPSTMVGTDAFQETDMIGISRPIVKHSFMIKHASEIPEVMKKAFYLAQSGRPGPVVVDIPKDMTNPAEKFEYIFPKKAKLRSYSPAVRGHSGQIRKAAEMLLAAKRPVLYSGGGVILGNGSAPLTELAKMLNLPVTNTLMGLGAFPGTDRQFIGMLGMHGSYTANLAMHHADVILAVGARFDDRVINGPAKFCPNAKIIHIDIDPASISKTIKADVPIVGPVESVLTEMVAILKEIGETPNKESVASWWKQVDEWRGDRGLFPYEKGDGSKIKPQTVIETLCEVTKGDAFVTSDVGQHQMFAAQYYTFNKPNRWINSGGLGTMGFGLPAAMGIKLSFPDDDVACVTGEGSIQMNIQELSTCLQYGLPVKIVILNNGVLGMVRQWQDMSYGSRHSHSYMESLPDFIKLAEAYGHVGVRITESKDLKSQMAEAFAMKDRLVIIDVAVDTSEHVYPMQIKDGSMRDMWLSKTERT, from the coding sequence GTGGAGCTTTTATCTGGCGGTGAGATGCTCGTCCGCTTTTTGCGTGACGAAGGCGTCAAATATATCTACGGGTACCCGGGTGGTGCTCTCCTGCATGTTTACGATGCCCTGTTCAAAGAGCCGGAAGTGAATCACATCCTGGTTCGTCACGAACAAGCGGCGACCCATATGGCTGACGGCTACGCTCGTGCCACCGGTAAAGCCGGCGTGGTTCTGGTGACTTCCGGTCCAGGCGCCACAAACGCCATCACCGGTATCGCCACGGCCTATATGGACTCGATTCCAATGGTGATCATTTCCGGTCAGGTGCCAAGCACCATGGTCGGCACCGACGCGTTCCAGGAAACCGACATGATCGGCATCTCTCGGCCTATCGTGAAGCACAGCTTCATGATCAAGCACGCTTCGGAAATCCCGGAAGTCATGAAGAAGGCTTTCTACCTGGCGCAATCCGGTCGTCCGGGCCCGGTCGTGGTCGATATTCCGAAAGACATGACCAACCCGGCCGAGAAGTTCGAATACATCTTCCCGAAAAAAGCCAAGCTGCGTTCCTACAGCCCGGCCGTTCGCGGTCACTCCGGGCAGATCCGCAAGGCTGCAGAAATGCTTCTGGCGGCCAAGCGCCCCGTGTTGTACTCCGGCGGCGGCGTGATCCTCGGCAATGGTTCCGCACCGCTGACTGAACTGGCGAAAATGCTCAATCTGCCAGTGACCAACACCTTGATGGGCCTGGGCGCTTTCCCGGGAACTGATCGCCAGTTCATCGGCATGCTCGGCATGCACGGCAGCTACACCGCCAACCTGGCGATGCACCATGCCGACGTGATCCTTGCGGTCGGCGCGCGTTTCGATGATCGCGTGATCAACGGCCCGGCGAAATTCTGCCCGAACGCCAAGATCATTCACATCGACATCGACCCGGCGTCGATCTCCAAGACTATCAAGGCCGACGTGCCGATCGTGGGTCCGGTGGAGAGCGTCCTGACCGAAATGGTCGCGATCCTCAAGGAAATCGGCGAGACCCCGAACAAGGAGTCCGTCGCCAGTTGGTGGAAGCAGGTGGATGAATGGCGCGGTGATCGCGGCCTGTTCCCTTATGAAAAGGGTGACGGCAGCAAGATCAAGCCGCAGACCGTGATCGAAACCCTCTGCGAAGTGACCAAGGGCGACGCCTTTGTGACCTCCGACGTTGGTCAGCACCAGATGTTCGCTGCGCAGTACTACACGTTCAACAAGCCGAACCGCTGGATCAACTCTGGTGGCCTGGGCACGATGGGCTTCGGTCTGCCAGCCGCGATGGGCATCAAACTGAGCTTCCCGGACGACGACGTTGCCTGCGTCACCGGCGAAGGCAGTATCCAGATGAACATCCAGGAGCTGTCTACCTGCCTGCAATACGGCTTGCCGGTGAAGATCGTCATTCTCAACAATGGTGTGCTGGGCATGGTTCGCCAATGGCAGGACATGAGCTACGGCAGCCGTCACTCGCACTCTTACATGGAATCGCTGCCCGACTTCATCAAGCTCGCTGAAGCCTACGGCCACGTTGGTGTACGCATCACCGAGTCGAAGGATTTGAAGTCGCAGATGGCCGAAGCGTTCGCCATGAAAGATCGCCTGGTGATCATTGATGTTGCGGTCGACACCAGCGAGCACGTCTACCCGATGCAGATCAAAGACGGCTCCATGCGCGATATGTGGCTGAGCAAGACGGAGCGTACTTAA
- a CDS encoding DUF4124 domain-containing protein, giving the protein MRTLLFTLLIGLSPWCSAAQIYKWVDAQGVTHFDAQPPQGQPSTTVQTPSSPPPKPAPMPGSGALGDQKAIDVKVKKQVAEQQAQLKQFCEQARTNLAQMQNNPRLREEVEGDLRRLDDAQRQERIVEAQKQIAQNCE; this is encoded by the coding sequence ATGCGAACGCTCCTCTTCACCCTGCTGATCGGCCTCAGCCCCTGGTGCTCGGCCGCTCAAATCTACAAATGGGTCGATGCCCAAGGTGTCACCCACTTCGACGCACAGCCGCCGCAGGGTCAGCCGTCCACCACCGTACAAACGCCCTCCTCGCCTCCACCGAAACCGGCGCCGATGCCCGGCAGCGGCGCACTCGGCGATCAGAAAGCCATTGATGTCAAGGTGAAGAAACAGGTCGCCGAGCAGCAGGCGCAGCTCAAGCAGTTTTGTGAACAGGCACGCACAAACCTGGCGCAAATGCAGAATAATCCGCGCTTGCGTGAGGAGGTCGAGGGGGATTTGAGACGCCTGGATGATGCGCAGCGTCAGGAGCGCATCGTCGAAGCACAGAAACAAATCGCGCAGAATTGCGAATAA
- a CDS encoding YqcC family protein: MDRRFPKIADQLLLIERELRTQGWWDEVQPSAEALSSVEPFSVDTLDFEQWLQWIFLPRMKIILEQDLPLPNASGIQEMAEMVFAQRNLGGKDRQLQVLLKEFDLLISASR; this comes from the coding sequence ATGGATCGCCGTTTTCCGAAAATCGCCGACCAGCTATTGCTGATCGAGCGCGAACTGCGCACCCAAGGCTGGTGGGATGAAGTGCAGCCATCAGCCGAAGCCCTGAGCAGTGTCGAGCCGTTTTCGGTCGATACGCTGGACTTCGAGCAGTGGCTGCAATGGATCTTCCTGCCGCGCATGAAGATCATCCTCGAGCAGGATCTACCGCTGCCCAATGCCTCGGGCATTCAGGAAATGGCCGAGATGGTTTTTGCCCAACGCAACCTTGGCGGCAAGGATCGCCAGTTGCAGGTGCTGCTCAAAGAGTTTGATCTGCTGATCAGCGCCTCGCGCTGA
- a CDS encoding tetratricopeptide repeat protein encodes MNKWLIPAVTAVALLSGCSTVQRGSIPVVDSGTAVSNSERIGANGGFRQTTVKRPVQGQTQAIPQGDTGVVVMVPGGGAAVSTPISSAPIVPGPSSGGITSGPYTPSPADSAPASSGSYSMPSSPSGIPSASSGGGLSADEQLDGPVLALLTTAQQQQAGGDLNGASSSLERAQRVAPREPQVLYRLAQVRMAQGDAPQAEQFARRALTMANGRPDLQASLWEIIAQAREKQGDSAGAALARQKAKVSL; translated from the coding sequence GTGAACAAGTGGTTGATTCCAGCGGTGACTGCCGTGGCTTTGCTCAGCGGTTGCTCCACCGTACAGCGTGGTTCGATTCCGGTGGTGGATTCGGGGACGGCTGTGTCCAACAGCGAACGCATCGGCGCCAATGGCGGTTTCCGCCAGACCACGGTCAAGCGCCCGGTGCAAGGCCAGACTCAGGCGATTCCGCAGGGCGATACCGGTGTGGTGGTGATGGTGCCTGGCGGCGGTGCCGCCGTGTCGACACCCATCAGCTCTGCGCCAATCGTGCCGGGCCCGTCCTCCGGCGGCATCACGTCGGGACCGTACACGCCTTCGCCAGCGGACTCAGCGCCGGCCAGTTCCGGCAGCTACAGCATGCCTTCGTCGCCTAGCGGCATTCCCTCCGCCAGCAGCGGTGGTGGCTTGTCCGCCGACGAGCAACTGGATGGTCCGGTGCTCGCGTTGCTGACCACTGCTCAACAGCAACAGGCTGGTGGCGATCTCAACGGTGCATCCTCAAGCCTGGAACGTGCCCAGCGTGTCGCTCCGCGCGAGCCGCAAGTGCTTTATCGTCTGGCGCAAGTACGAATGGCCCAAGGCGATGCGCCGCAGGCCGAGCAGTTCGCCCGGCGTGCGCTGACCATGGCCAACGGGCGTCCGGACCTGCAAGCGAGCTTGTGGGAAATCATCGCTCAGGCGCGTGAGAAACAAGGTGATTCCGCCGGTGCTGCGCTGGCGCGGCAAAAGGCCAAGGTCTCGCTGTGA
- the mrcB gene encoding penicillin-binding protein 1B, whose product MTRSRSPRTKKKPPAKGLSPWLSWAIKLSLVGLVVLAGFAVYLDAVVQEKFSGKRWTIPAKVYARPLELFVGQKLSKDDFLTELDALGYRREAVSNGPGAAAVNGNTVDLNTRGFQFYEGLEKAQPVRVRFSGDYVAELSATNGSKLSVVRLEPLMIGGIYPKNLEDRILIKLDQAPPYLLETLVAVEDRDFYSHWGVSPKSIARAVWVNTSGGKMTQGGSTLTQQLVKNFYLTSERSLTRKLTEAMMAMLLELHYDKKEILEAYLNEVFVGQDGQRAVHGFGLASQFFFGQPLSELKLHQVAMLVGMVKGPSYYNPRRNPERALERRNLVLDVLEQQGVATAEQVEAAKKMPLGVTTRGKLADSSFPGFIDLVKRQLREDYRDEDLTEEGLRIFTSFDPILQMKAEASVNDTFKRLAGRKGSDDVEAAMVVTNPETGEVQAMIGSRQASYAGFNRALDAVRPIGSLIKPAVYLTALEKPSQYTLTSWLSDDPLSVKGANGQVWKPQNYDRRSHGTVFLYQGLAHSYNLSTSRLGLEVGVPNVLKTLGRLGVTREFPAFPSMLLGAGGMTPIEVATMYQTLANGGFNTPMRGIRSVLTAEGEPLKRYPFQIEQRFDPASIYLIQNAMQRVMREGTGSSVYNVLPKTLTLAGKTGTSNDSRDSWFAGFSQDLLAVVWLGRDDNGKTPFTGATGALQVWTSFMRKADPLPLDMPQPDNVVQAWVDSRTGQGSDANCPGAVQMPYIRGSEPPPGAACSGETPASPESVMDWVKGWMN is encoded by the coding sequence ATGACTCGATCCCGATCCCCCCGTACGAAGAAAAAACCACCAGCCAAGGGCCTCAGCCCGTGGTTGAGCTGGGCCATTAAACTCAGTCTGGTCGGCCTTGTGGTGCTGGCCGGCTTTGCCGTTTACCTCGATGCCGTGGTGCAGGAGAAGTTCTCCGGCAAGCGCTGGACTATCCCGGCCAAGGTCTACGCGCGGCCGCTTGAGCTGTTCGTCGGACAAAAGCTCAGCAAGGACGACTTCCTCACTGAACTCGATGCCCTCGGTTATCGCCGCGAAGCTGTGAGCAACGGCCCGGGTGCCGCTGCGGTCAACGGCAACACTGTCGATCTGAACACCCGCGGCTTCCAGTTCTATGAAGGGCTGGAGAAAGCACAGCCGGTGCGCGTGCGTTTCTCCGGCGATTACGTGGCTGAATTATCGGCGACCAACGGCTCGAAATTGTCCGTGGTGCGTCTCGAACCGCTGATGATCGGCGGCATTTACCCGAAAAATCTCGAAGACCGGATTCTGATCAAACTCGATCAGGCCCCGCCATATCTGCTGGAAACTCTGGTCGCCGTCGAAGACCGCGATTTCTACAGCCATTGGGGCGTGTCGCCGAAGTCGATCGCCCGGGCCGTCTGGGTCAACACTTCTGGCGGCAAGATGACTCAGGGCGGCAGTACGCTGACCCAACAGTTGGTGAAGAATTTCTACCTGACCAGCGAACGCAGCCTGACCCGCAAGCTCACCGAAGCGATGATGGCGATGTTGCTCGAGCTGCATTACGACAAAAAGGAAATTCTTGAGGCTTACCTCAACGAAGTCTTCGTCGGTCAGGATGGCCAGCGAGCGGTGCACGGCTTTGGTCTGGCGAGTCAGTTCTTCTTCGGCCAACCGTTGTCCGAACTGAAACTGCACCAGGTCGCGATGCTGGTCGGCATGGTCAAAGGCCCGTCCTATTACAATCCGCGTCGTAACCCGGAACGCGCGCTGGAGCGACGTAACCTGGTGCTCGACGTGCTTGAGCAGCAAGGCGTGGCGACGGCGGAACAGGTCGAAGCGGCGAAGAAAATGCCGCTGGGCGTGACCACGCGCGGCAAGCTCGCTGACAGCTCGTTCCCCGGTTTTATCGATCTGGTCAAACGTCAGTTGCGCGAAGATTACCGCGACGAAGACTTGACCGAAGAGGGCCTGCGCATCTTCACCAGTTTCGATCCGATTCTGCAGATGAAGGCCGAAGCTTCGGTCAACGATACATTCAAACGTCTGGCTGGGCGCAAGGGCTCCGATGACGTCGAAGCGGCGATGGTCGTGACCAACCCGGAAACCGGCGAAGTTCAGGCGATGATCGGCAGTCGTCAGGCCAGTTACGCGGGTTTCAACCGCGCACTGGATGCGGTGCGGCCGATCGGCTCGTTGATCAAGCCGGCGGTTTATCTGACGGCGCTGGAAAAGCCGAGCCAGTACACGCTCACCAGTTGGCTGTCGGATGACCCATTGTCGGTGAAAGGCGCAAATGGCCAAGTGTGGAAGCCGCAGAACTACGATCGGCGTTCCCATGGCACGGTGTTCCTCTATCAGGGCCTGGCGCACTCCTACAACTTGTCGACATCGCGTCTGGGCCTGGAAGTCGGCGTGCCGAACGTGCTCAAGACTCTCGGTCGCCTGGGCGTCACCCGTGAGTTCCCGGCGTTCCCGTCCATGCTGCTGGGTGCCGGCGGCATGACGCCGATCGAAGTGGCGACCATGTACCAGACGCTGGCCAACGGTGGTTTCAATACGCCGATGCGTGGCATCCGCAGTGTGTTGACCGCTGAGGGCGAGCCGCTCAAGCGTTATCCGTTCCAGATCGAGCAGCGTTTCGATCCGGCCTCCATTTACCTGATCCAGAACGCCATGCAGCGAGTGATGCGTGAAGGTACCGGCAGTTCGGTTTACAACGTGCTGCCCAAGACCCTGACGCTGGCGGGCAAGACCGGTACCAGTAACGATTCGCGCGATAGCTGGTTCGCCGGTTTCAGTCAGGATCTGTTGGCGGTGGTCTGGCTGGGGCGCGACGATAACGGCAAAACGCCGTTTACCGGTGCCACCGGTGCGTTGCAGGTCTGGACCAGTTTCATGCGCAAGGCCGACCCGCTGCCGCTGGACATGCCGCAGCCGGATAACGTCGTCCAGGCGTGGGTAGATTCGCGGACCGGACAGGGCTCCGATGCCAACTGCCCGGGAGCCGTGCAGATGCCGTATATTCGCGGCAGCGAACCGCCACCCGGCGCGGCGTGTTCGGGCGAAACGCCTGCCTCGCCGGAGTCGGTGATGGATTGGGTCAAGGGCTGGATGAATTAA
- a CDS encoding AAA family ATPase gives MSQSLIAALQNPALYPHPVEGFQVIETHISWVILTGPFAYKVKKPVNFGFLDFTGLESRAHFCAEELRLNQRLTDDLYLEVLPVTGSVEAPQLGGDGPAIEYVLKMRQFPQTGLLSTLQANGELTTQHIDAMAEQIARFHLNAPKVPAEHDAGTSDSVMAPVSQNFEQILPFLSDKNDLLQLEALKAWAESSFERLKPLFAQRKAEGFTRECHGDIHLGNATVIDGKVVIFDCIEFNEPFRFTDVWADTGFLAMDLEDRGLKSLARRFISQYLELTGDYQGLEVLNFYKAYRALVRAKVALFSMPADATPVQRATTLRQYRNYANLAESYSTIPSRFMAITHGVSAVGKSHVAMRLVEALGAIRLRSDVERKRLFGEQTVTNDVQAGIYSADASTATYARLHEIAGVILHAGFPVVIDATYLKREQRDNAAKIAEATGTPFLILDCNAPQAVIESWLSIRQADQQDPSDATLAVIAAQQANREALTPEEILRSKRVQTNESGTLDTVVAQIRQRLPGL, from the coding sequence GTGAGCCAGTCACTGATCGCTGCCCTGCAAAACCCGGCCCTCTACCCGCATCCCGTCGAAGGGTTTCAGGTCATCGAAACCCATATCTCGTGGGTGATTCTCACAGGCCCCTTCGCTTATAAAGTGAAGAAGCCGGTCAATTTCGGCTTCCTGGACTTCACCGGGCTCGAATCGCGCGCACATTTTTGCGCCGAGGAGCTGCGCCTGAACCAGCGCCTCACCGACGATCTGTATCTGGAAGTGTTGCCGGTCACCGGCAGCGTCGAAGCACCGCAACTGGGCGGCGACGGCCCGGCCATCGAATACGTGCTGAAAATGCGCCAGTTTCCGCAGACCGGTTTGCTCAGCACCTTGCAAGCCAACGGCGAGCTGACCACTCAGCATATCGACGCGATGGCCGAGCAGATCGCGCGCTTCCACCTCAACGCTCCCAAAGTCCCTGCCGAACACGACGCTGGCACTTCGGACAGCGTGATGGCGCCGGTCTCGCAGAACTTCGAGCAGATCCTGCCGTTCCTCAGCGATAAAAACGATCTGCTGCAACTCGAAGCACTCAAGGCTTGGGCCGAGAGCAGCTTCGAGCGTCTCAAGCCACTCTTCGCCCAGCGCAAGGCCGAGGGTTTCACCCGTGAGTGCCATGGCGATATCCACCTGGGCAATGCCACGGTCATCGACGGCAAAGTGGTGATCTTCGACTGCATCGAATTCAACGAACCGTTCCGTTTCACCGACGTCTGGGCCGACACCGGTTTCCTCGCGATGGACCTGGAAGACCGTGGCCTGAAGTCCCTCGCCCGCCGCTTCATCAGCCAATACCTGGAATTGACCGGGGATTACCAAGGGCTGGAAGTGCTGAATTTCTATAAAGCCTACCGTGCACTGGTTCGTGCCAAGGTTGCTCTGTTCAGCATGCCGGCCGACGCGACTCCGGTGCAGCGTGCCACCACCCTGCGCCAGTACCGCAACTACGCCAACCTGGCCGAAAGTTACAGCACCATTCCTTCCCGCTTCATGGCGATTACCCATGGCGTTTCCGCCGTCGGCAAGAGCCACGTAGCCATGCGTCTGGTCGAAGCGCTGGGCGCGATTCGTTTGCGTTCCGATGTTGAGCGCAAGCGCCTGTTCGGTGAGCAGACGGTAACCAACGATGTGCAAGCCGGGATTTATAGCGCTGACGCCAGCACGGCGACCTACGCGCGTCTGCATGAAATCGCCGGAGTCATACTCCACGCTGGCTTCCCGGTGGTTATCGACGCGACTTATCTCAAGCGCGAACAACGCGATAACGCCGCGAAAATTGCTGAAGCCACCGGCACGCCGTTCCTCATCCTCGACTGCAACGCCCCGCAAGCGGTGATCGAGAGCTGGCTGTCGATCCGTCAGGCTGACCAACAGGACCCATCCGACGCCACCCTCGCCGTGATCGCTGCGCAACAAGCCAATCGCGAAGCGCTGACGCCGGAAGAAATCCTGCGCAGCAAGCGCGTGCAGACCAACGAATCCGGCACGCTCGACACTGTGGTCGCGCAGATTCGCCAGCGCCTGCCAGGCCTGTAA
- a CDS encoding pentapeptide repeat-containing protein, with amino-acid sequence MSQPKLLDTPLYALLHKDDVTGFNKERPQDGSIDMVGGDFRGLDLRELNADGVDFRDAYFRSADLRGIDFRKASLEGASLAHAQISGAYFPPELSADEILMSMNFGTRLRYRTR; translated from the coding sequence ATGAGCCAGCCGAAACTTCTCGACACCCCGCTGTATGCCTTGCTGCATAAAGATGATGTCACCGGTTTTAACAAGGAACGCCCACAGGATGGCTCGATCGATATGGTCGGAGGCGATTTTCGGGGCCTCGACTTGCGCGAACTGAACGCTGACGGCGTGGATTTCCGCGATGCGTATTTTCGCTCCGCCGATCTGCGCGGCATCGATTTCCGCAAAGCCTCGCTAGAAGGCGCAAGCCTGGCCCACGCACAAATTTCCGGCGCCTACTTCCCGCCGGAACTCAGTGCCGACGAGATTCTGATGTCGATGAATTTCGGTACTCGGTTGCGTTATCGCACACGCTGA
- a CDS encoding TfoX/Sxy family protein: MNDELQHLKNLGKTSAQWLHAVGIHSASDLRRLGAVDAYRAVRTRGFRASKVLLYAIEGALMDVHWNDIPAERKEALNKQLEAISSRHKN; the protein is encoded by the coding sequence ATGAATGATGAACTGCAACACCTGAAGAATCTTGGCAAGACGTCGGCGCAATGGCTGCATGCCGTGGGCATCCACAGCGCCTCGGACTTGCGTCGGCTGGGCGCGGTGGACGCCTACCGGGCCGTGCGCACACGCGGGTTCCGCGCATCGAAGGTGTTGTTGTACGCGATCGAGGGCGCGTTGATGGATGTGCACTGGAATGACATTCCCGCCGAGCGCAAGGAAGCTCTGAACAAGCAGCTCGAGGCCATTTCTTCGCGGCACAAGAACTGA
- a CDS encoding ChaN family lipoprotein — protein sequence MRGLWLLLIMSLAGCQHVAAPAPVSGEIRDLRSGEVLTAAQLLKRLAAPARLIIGEQHDNADHHAAQLWLLQSLGEQRPQGSLLLEMLTPDQQPKIAAAREAPSSPSNLPEALAWQDGWDWNLYGPIVRFALTQPYPLLAANLDSGEIRGVYHHPPILSGARSNAESVRNTLLEQISDSHCGLLPTSQIPAMLAVQQQRDRRMAERLMVAPTPSLLLAGAWHARKDVGVPLHLQDLGAAADTAVLMLSEQGDEVTSAMADYVWYTPATPKQDYCEQMRKQFAK from the coding sequence ATGCGTGGGTTGTGGCTGTTGTTGATAATGTCGCTCGCGGGGTGCCAGCACGTTGCTGCGCCAGCGCCGGTCAGTGGCGAGATTCGCGATCTGCGCAGCGGTGAAGTGTTGACCGCGGCGCAACTCTTGAAGCGCCTGGCGGCTCCCGCGCGGCTGATCATTGGCGAGCAGCATGACAACGCCGATCACCACGCCGCGCAGTTATGGCTCTTGCAGTCGCTCGGCGAGCAGCGGCCGCAAGGCAGTCTGTTGCTGGAAATGCTCACACCCGATCAGCAACCGAAAATCGCTGCAGCGCGCGAAGCGCCGTCGTCACCCTCCAATCTTCCCGAAGCGCTGGCCTGGCAGGATGGTTGGGACTGGAATCTTTATGGGCCAATCGTTCGCTTCGCTCTCACACAGCCGTATCCGCTGCTGGCGGCCAACCTTGATAGCGGCGAAATCCGTGGCGTCTATCACCATCCGCCGATTTTGAGCGGTGCGCGCAGCAACGCCGAGTCAGTGCGAAACACGTTGCTGGAACAGATCAGCGATTCCCACTGCGGCTTGCTGCCGACGTCACAAATACCGGCGATGCTCGCCGTTCAGCAACAGCGCGATCGGCGTATGGCTGAGCGCCTGATGGTCGCGCCGACGCCTTCGCTGTTGCTGGCCGGGGCGTGGCATGCGCGCAAGGATGTTGGCGTGCCGTTGCATCTGCAGGATTTGGGCGCGGCTGCAGACACTGCCGTGCTGATGCTGTCCGAGCAGGGCGATGAAGTGACTTCGGCCATGGCCGATTATGTCTGGTACACCCCGGCCACACCGAAGCAGGATTACTGTGAGCAGATGCGAAAACAATTCGCCAAATGA